The DNA window GGCGGCGCGCAGGGCGTGGTCGTAGAGGTCGGAGAAGTGCGGATCGAGTTCGGGCGGGGCGTGGTTCTCGAACCGTCGTCGCTGGATGCCGGCGATCACCTCCCGCATCGGCAGCACGATCCGGCGCAGTGAGACCAGATCCTTGCGCAGCTCATAGGTCCGACGCTGCAGGGTACGTCCGGCCACCTTCTCGTCGAAGAGCAGTCCCTCGAGGTCCTCGATGTCGTCGTCGAGTCGCTGGACCGCGTCGAAGTGTCCGTCCACGACGACGTCGAGCAGTCCGTGCAGCAGTGCGCCGATGCCGTGCTTCTCGCCGCCGATGTCGTTCCAGCGGTGCACCACCTCGTCGATGTCGAAGCCGGCGTTGCGTCGCACCGTGATCAGGGCGTTGGCCTTGACGAAGATCGAGATCCGGTGCAGATCGAACCGGTCGGACCGTTGCCGGACAGTCTCGCTCGACCGCCGCGGCGCGGGCGGGGGAGAGTCCGAATCATCTTGTGGTTCATCGTCATTCATGGTGATCGCGTAGACCATCATGAAAGTGTGCCCGGTGTAGGTGACGGTCTTGACGCGTTCGACGGCGGCCGTCGTGTCCTCCACCGCGAACGGGTCGAGATCGAGTTCGGCCGCCAGCTGGGCCAGCGTGTCGTGCGACGGGCATTCCAGGTCGGCCCAGATCAGCGTGTTCTTCTCATCGAGGCAGTCGGAGATCTTGGCGATGTCGAAGCCGTCCACCCGCTCCCCGTCGCGCCAGATCTGACCCCGGATGTGTTCGTCATTCGACTGCTCGTCGCCCATGCGGCCAATCGTGCCATCGCCGCCCCGCCGACAGCACCGCGTTTCGCGCCGAGAGCACCGCGTTTCGCGCCGGGAGCACCGTGCGGCAGGATCGGAAGGCATGGCCGCCGGGGAAGGATCGCGCAGGATCGCGCCACTCACCGGCATCCGGACCATAGCCGCGCTGGCCGTCTGTCTCACCCACGCGGCGTTCTGGACCGGGAACTACACCGACGACGCCGTCGGACGCCTGTTCGCGCGCTTCGAGATCGGTGTCGCGATCTTCTTCGTGCTCTCCGGCTACCTGTTGTTCCGGCCGTGGGTGCGTGCCACCGAGGGCTCCCCGACGCCGGGTATCGGCCGCTACTTCTGGCATCGGGCGCGTCGCATCCTGCCTGCCTACTGGATCACGGTGACCGCTGTGTATCTGCTGTACGCGATCGCCCCACCCGGCGGCGCGTCGACGACCGGCACCGGCGCCGTGGGCTATCTGCGCAACATGACGCTGACCCAGGTGTACGGGCTCGGCCACCTGCACAGCGGTCTGACCCAGATGTGGAGCCTGGCCGCCGAAGTCGTCTTCTACCTGGTGCTGCCACTGATCGGGTGGGTGCTGGTGGTCCTCGTCTGCCGACGACGCCGACGCCCAGACCTGCTGATCGTCGGCCTCGTCACGGTGATGCTGATCTCGCCGGTGTGGTCGGTGGTCGTGGCGGGCAGCGACGGTGTGGATCCCACCGCCCGGCTGTGGGCGCCGGCCTTCATCGGGTGGTTCGCCGGCGGCATGTTGCTGGCCGTCTGCGTCCCCTACCTGCGACGATGGCCCGCGATGTGGTCGCTGGGCGTCGCGCTCGTCGCCTTCGGGGCGTCGGTCGCCGACATCGCCGGTGAGCCGACGATCACCCCGACCACCGCGTCGGCGACGGTGGTGAAGCACCTGCTGTACCTGATCGTCGCAGTCGCACTGATCGGACCGCTGACGATCCCCGGCGCCGACGACGTGTGGGCACGGTTGTGCGGCTCACGGCCGATGGTGTTCCTCGGCGAGATCTCCTATGAGTTCTTCCTGGTGCACGTGGTGGTGCTCGAGGTGATGATGGTCGCACTCGGCTACCAGGTCTTCACCGGTTCGTGGGTCGTCGCCTTCCTGGTGACGACCGCGGTGAGCACGCCGATCGCGTGGCTGCTGCATCGCGGGACGGCTTCGCTCTGGCGTGCGCGGACGCCGGGGCATGTCGCAGCGCGCGGGTAACATCGAGGGCGACGTTGTCACAGGTGGGAGAGTCATGGTCGAGAACCGGTACCCGGGTCGCCCGGCGCGTGCACGCACCACCAAGGAGATCCGCGAGTGGTGCGACGCCGCGCAGATGCCCGGTGAACGTCCCGACCTCTCCGACATCGCCGCCCTGCTCATCGCCTCGGGTTTCCTCACCCCCGGTGGGCGGGCGATCCTGGTCCGACGCATCTCCACCGGCCTGCCGGTGCCGACGCTGCCGGCCGGGTACGGCGACCTGCGTCGTCTGCAGCGTGGGATCACCCAGCTCGAGAACCAGCTCGCCAGCCCGGTCCTGCCCGGTGTGGTCGGCGCGGTGGTGCGCAATCGGCTCAACGGCCTGGTGCGACGCCGCGAGGATGCGCACAAGACCGTCGTCACCGCCAAGGGAGTGTTCGCCGGCGGCACCCGCGCCATCCGTCGAGAACGCCGCGAGAACGTCTACCTCGAAATCGAGGAACGCGAACGTCTCTTCTCCGGTTTGCTGTGCACGCCGTCGCCCAACGTCAACGCGTCGAGCTATATGCGCCGGGCCGGGTCGGCGGCCATCGACCGGATCGCCGGCATGGTGAGTCAGGTCGCCGCCAAGTCGGGTAACCCGCAGGCCGAGCAATGGGCCGGTCAGGTCCTCGGCGGCGGGCGCGAGCAGCCGCCGGCGACCGCACCGCGGATGGCCGGTTTCGTCGACGGATACGAGACCATCCTCTACATCGCCGGCCATTACTACGACCGCATCGTGCGTAATCCGGCATGGCGTTCAGACCATTTCGAGGTGCAGCGCACCCAGGTGAACCTGCACGCCGAACTCGCCGAGATCGCCGCCGACGTCATCGCGCTGCGGGCGGTGCGCATCGACCTCGACCGCGCCAAACGCAACGGTGGCTTCGACAAATCCTTCGCCGAGCAGATCGACCGCCGGGAAACGGTGTTGCGGCCGGTGTGGACCGAGCTCATCGAGCGTGTCCAGGCACTCGCCGAAGTCGCGCACGTCGTCGAATCCGCGGCCGTCGAACTGCGCATCCTCGCCGAGTACAACAAGGCGCTCACCATCGACGACCGCATCGACGACCTCATCGCCCGATCCGGCGACCGCGAGATGTCGGTGGACAACTCCAAACGACTCACCGAACAGGTGCGCAGCGGCGAAGAGCAACTTCGGATCTATCGGGATGTGTTGCAGGGCAACATCGCTCGCATCTCACCGGCGGCTACGCGGGAGCTTCCCGCGCGCTACGAACCGTCCTGACGGCCCCAGCTGCGCAGATAGACCTTCTCGGTTGCGGTGAGGCGGCGCAGTTTGTGGGCCTCGACGTCGACGACGGCCATCTGCGTACTCGCCACGCATGCCGGGCGGCTGCCGGGTTCGGCGTCGGCGCCGCGGATCTCGTAGCCGATGGTGAAATCGACCGACCGAAAGCCCTTGATCCACATGGCGATCCGCAGCGGTGAATCCTCGTGACGCAGTTGGGACTGGTAGCGGATCTCCACGTGGACGATCATCGCGCTCTTGATCAGCGGGGCGTATTCCTCGCCGGCGCTGAGCAGCCACTGGATGCGCGCCTCTTCCATGAGGGTCACCACGCGGGCGTGGTTGATGTGCCCGAAGGCGTCCATGTCCGACCAGCGCACCTCGACCTGTGCCGTATAAGCGAATCCGTCGTCACCCACCGCGGTGATCTCCTCGCAGACAATCGTCTCTGTGTGATCTCAAACTTCCCCGTCGAACTTCCCGTCGACGATTACCCGCGGGTAGTCTGTCACCCTAGGAGTAGATCTGTCTGCTGGGGGGCATCGGAACCGCCGCCTTCCGGCTGACCCAGGTCGGCTGAACAGCACCGGCTGAAGGTGTGTCTCACGAACGGGGTAGGAGCTAACCGCATGGCCAGGCGTTGGATCGCAGTCGTCGCCGTGCTCGTCGCCACCTTGGTGGCCGCGCCTGCGCTGGCGCATGCGGCACCACTGAGCGCCCGCATCTCCAAGACCGTCAAGCTCAGCCCGCTGCGCACCGACATCTGGGTGTACTCGCCCGCGATGAACGAACGGATCAAGCTCTCGGTGCTCACCCCCGCCGGCGCGTCGGGCCCACGCCCGACCGTCTACATGCTCGACGGCGCCGGCGCCGAAGGTGACGTCAGCGACTGGATCACCAAGGGCCGCGCGGGTCGCTTCTTCGCCGGCAAGAACGTGAACGTCGTGCTGCCGACCGGCGGCAAGGGCAGCTTCTACACGGACTGGCAGAAACGGGACCCCACCCTCGGCAAACCGATGTGGGAGACGTTCCTCACCAAGGAACTGCCCACCCTGATCGATCGGCGCTTCGACGGCTCCGGCCGCAACGCCGTCATCGGCCTCTCAATGGGCGGTCAGGCGGCCTTCGCGCTCGCGATCCGTCATCCGTCCCTCTACTCCGGCCTCGCGTCGCTGTCGGGCTGCCCGCCGGTGTCCGGTCCGGCCAACGAGGCGTATGTGCGCACCACCGTCGGCCGTGACGGTGGCGACGCCACCAACATGTGGGGGCCGTTCGGTTCGGCCGGCTGGCGTGCCCACGACCCGAGCCTGCACCTCGACGCCCTGCGCGGTAAGAGCATCTTCATCTCGGCCGGGTCGGGCGCCGTCGGCCCGCTCGACCTGCAGCGCAAGGTGGATCCCGACGAGGGGCCGCGGGAGGCGGTGACGGCGTCGTCGTCGGCGCTGGAACTCGGCGCCTACCGCTGCTCCCTGGAGTTCGCGGTCACCATGCGCGCACACGGCGTTCACTACACCGACGGCTTCCGGCTCATCGGCACCCACACCTGGGCCTACTGGGAGCAGGATCTGCCCGTCGCGTGGCAGACCGTGTCGCGCGGGCTGTACTGACCCAGCTCGCCTACTGCGACTTGCCGGCCCAGTTCTCCGCGAACGCGAGGAACACGTCATTCTCGCCTGACTCGGT is part of the Gordonia bronchialis DSM 43247 genome and encodes:
- a CDS encoding magnesium transporter CorA family protein, whose translation is MGDEQSNDEHIRGQIWRDGERVDGFDIAKISDCLDEKNTLIWADLECPSHDTLAQLAAELDLDPFAVEDTTAAVERVKTVTYTGHTFMMVYAITMNDDEPQDDSDSPPPAPRRSSETVRQRSDRFDLHRISIFVKANALITVRRNAGFDIDEVVHRWNDIGGEKHGIGALLHGLLDVVVDGHFDAVQRLDDDIEDLEGLLFDEKVAGRTLQRRTYELRKDLVSLRRIVLPMREVIAGIQRRRFENHAPPELDPHFSDLYDHALRAAEWTESLRDMITTVFETNLSLADARLNTVMKKLTGWAAIIAVPTAITGFYGQNVPFPGFSHTLGFVTSSVLIVVAVTALYATFRRKDWL
- a CDS encoding acyltransferase family protein; this translates as MAAGEGSRRIAPLTGIRTIAALAVCLTHAAFWTGNYTDDAVGRLFARFEIGVAIFFVLSGYLLFRPWVRATEGSPTPGIGRYFWHRARRILPAYWITVTAVYLLYAIAPPGGASTTGTGAVGYLRNMTLTQVYGLGHLHSGLTQMWSLAAEVVFYLVLPLIGWVLVVLVCRRRRRPDLLIVGLVTVMLISPVWSVVVAGSDGVDPTARLWAPAFIGWFAGGMLLAVCVPYLRRWPAMWSLGVALVAFGASVADIAGEPTITPTTASATVVKHLLYLIVAVALIGPLTIPGADDVWARLCGSRPMVFLGEISYEFFLVHVVVLEVMMVALGYQVFTGSWVVAFLVTTAVSTPIAWLLHRGTASLWRARTPGHVAARG
- a CDS encoding acyl-CoA thioesterase translates to MGDDGFAYTAQVEVRWSDMDAFGHINHARVVTLMEEARIQWLLSAGEEYAPLIKSAMIVHVEIRYQSQLRHEDSPLRIAMWIKGFRSVDFTIGYEIRGADAEPGSRPACVASTQMAVVDVEAHKLRRLTATEKVYLRSWGRQDGS
- a CDS encoding alpha/beta hydrolase translates to MARRWIAVVAVLVATLVAAPALAHAAPLSARISKTVKLSPLRTDIWVYSPAMNERIKLSVLTPAGASGPRPTVYMLDGAGAEGDVSDWITKGRAGRFFAGKNVNVVLPTGGKGSFYTDWQKRDPTLGKPMWETFLTKELPTLIDRRFDGSGRNAVIGLSMGGQAAFALAIRHPSLYSGLASLSGCPPVSGPANEAYVRTTVGRDGGDATNMWGPFGSAGWRAHDPSLHLDALRGKSIFISAGSGAVGPLDLQRKVDPDEGPREAVTASSSALELGAYRCSLEFAVTMRAHGVHYTDGFRLIGTHTWAYWEQDLPVAWQTVSRGLY